The Fusobacterium periodonticum 1_1_41FAA genome includes a window with the following:
- the ylxM gene encoding YlxM family DNA-binding protein, protein MILDEFIEIANLLEIYSPLLSEKQREYLEDHFENDLSISEIAKNNNVSRQAIFDNIKRGVALLYEYENKLKFHQIKQDIREKLIDLKEDFTEEKLENIIEDLV, encoded by the coding sequence ATGATTTTAGATGAATTTATAGAAATTGCTAATCTTTTAGAGATATATTCCCCACTTTTAAGTGAGAAACAAAGAGAATATTTAGAAGACCATTTTGAGAATGATCTTTCTATCTCAGAGATTGCAAAAAACAATAATGTCAGTAGACAGGCGATATTTGATAATATAAAAAGAGGAGTCGCTCTCTTATATGAATATGAAAATAAGTTAAAGTTTCATCAAATAAAACAAGATATAAGAGAAAAATTAATTGATTTAAAAGAAGATTTTACAGAGGAAAAGTTGGAAAATATAATAGAAGACTTAGTTTAA
- the ffh gene encoding signal recognition particle protein, with protein MLENLGNRFQDIFKKIRGHGKLSDSNIKDALREVKMSLLEADVNYKVVKDFTNRISEKAIGTEVIRGVNPAQQFIKLVNDELVELLGGTSSKLTKGLRNPTIIMLAGLQGAGKTTFAAKLAKFLKKQNEKLLLVGVDVYRPAAIKQLQVLGQQIGVDVYSEEDNKDVVGIATRAIEKAKEINATYMIVDTAGRLHVDETLMNELKELKRAIKPQEILLVVDAMIGQDAVNLAESFNNALSVDGVILTKLDGDTRGGAALSIKAVVGKPIKFIGVGEKLNDIEIFHPDRLVSRILGMGDVVSLVEKAQEVIDENEAKSLEEKIKSQKFDLNDFLKQLQTIKRLGSLGGILKLIPGMPKIDDLAPAEKEMKKVEAIIQSMTIEERKKPDILKASRKIRIAKGSGTDVSDVNKLLKQFEQMKSMMKMFSSGKMPNLGGMGKGGKFPF; from the coding sequence ATGTTAGAAAATTTAGGAAATAGATTTCAGGATATTTTTAAAAAGATAAGAGGACATGGAAAGCTTAGTGACTCTAATATAAAAGATGCACTTAGAGAAGTTAAAATGTCTCTTTTAGAAGCTGACGTAAACTATAAGGTTGTTAAAGACTTCACAAATAGAATCAGTGAAAAGGCTATTGGAACTGAAGTTATAAGAGGAGTTAATCCTGCTCAACAATTTATTAAATTAGTAAATGATGAACTTGTTGAACTTTTAGGAGGAACTAGCTCAAAATTAACAAAAGGACTTAGAAATCCTACTATAATTATGTTAGCAGGTTTACAAGGGGCAGGTAAGACTACTTTCGCTGCTAAGCTTGCAAAATTTTTAAAAAAGCAAAATGAAAAACTGTTACTTGTTGGAGTCGATGTCTATAGACCTGCTGCCATAAAACAATTACAAGTTTTAGGGCAACAAATAGGAGTAGATGTTTATTCTGAAGAAGATAACAAAGATGTAGTTGGAATTGCAACAAGAGCTATAGAAAAAGCTAAAGAAATAAATGCAACATATATGATAGTTGATACTGCTGGTAGATTACACGTTGATGAAACTCTTATGAATGAGTTGAAAGAACTTAAAAGGGCTATAAAGCCTCAAGAAATTTTACTTGTTGTAGATGCTATGATAGGACAAGATGCTGTTAACCTAGCTGAATCTTTTAACAATGCTTTGAGTGTTGATGGAGTTATCTTAACTAAATTAGATGGAGATACTCGTGGAGGAGCTGCTTTATCAATAAAGGCTGTTGTTGGTAAACCAATAAAGTTTATTGGAGTTGGAGAAAAATTAAATGATATTGAAATTTTCCATCCAGATAGATTAGTTTCAAGAATCTTAGGAATGGGAGATGTTGTTTCTCTTGTTGAAAAAGCTCAAGAAGTTATAGATGAAAATGAAGCTAAATCTTTGGAAGAAAAAATTAAATCTCAAAAATTTGACTTAAATGACTTCTTAAAACAATTACAAACAATTAAAAGATTAGGTTCTCTTGGAGGGATATTAAAATTAATTCCTGGTATGCCAAAAATTGATGACTTAGCACCAGCTGAAAAGGAAATGAAGAAAGTTGAAGCTATAATTCAATCTATGACTATTGAGGAGAGAAAGAAACCTGATATATTAAAAGCTAGTAGAAAAATAAGAATTGCAAAAGGTAGTGGAACTGATGTTTCAGATGTAAATAAACTACTTAAACAATTCGAGCAAATGAAATCAATGATGAAAATGTTTAGCTCAGGAAAAATGCCTAATTTAGGTGGTATGGGCAAGGGTGGAAAATTCCCATTTTAA
- the rpsP gene encoding 30S ribosomal protein S16 yields the protein MLKLRLTRLGDKKRPSYRLVAMEALSKRDGGAIAYLGNYFPLEDSKVVLKEEEIIKFLQNGAQPTRTVKSILVKAGVWAKFEESKKK from the coding sequence ATGTTAAAATTAAGACTTACAAGATTAGGAGATAAAAAGAGACCTTCTTATAGATTAGTAGCTATGGAAGCTTTATCTAAAAGAGATGGAGGAGCTATTGCTTACTTAGGTAACTACTTCCCATTAGAAGATTCTAAAGTAGTTTTAAAAGAAGAAGAAATCATTAAATTCTTACAAAACGGAGCTCAACCAACTAGAACAGTTAAATCTATCCTAGTTAAAGCTGGAGTTTGGGCTAAATTTGAAGAAAGTAAAAAGAAATAA
- a CDS encoding PAS domain-containing protein, protein METMAKHLPALDEEKLKFVIELKEKYNAGKISLEEARKLLKERVKTLTPYEIAYAEQKIVPFVEDECIKENIQNMMLLFNEVMDTSRPTDLPSDHPIMCYYRENDDMRELLKEVENLIQFPVIKNQWYELYDKLDLWWKLHLPRKQNQLYSLLEKKGFTRPTTTMWVLDDFVRDELKENRKMLDDGNEEEFIASQTSVAADIIDLIQKEETVLYPTSLAMITEEEFEDMKSGDKEIGFTFGELEEVSPKKEINQSESSNISGQGSLAKDLAQLLGKYGFNSGNNSSELDVAMGKMTLEQINLVFKHLPVDITYVDENEIVKFYSDTAHRIFPRSKNVIGRDVKNCHPRKSVHIVEEIIEKFRNGEQDFAEFWINKPGLFIYICYSAVKDKDGNFRGILEMMQDCTRIRSLQGSQTLLNWENGTMNSEEVKEEKLEETTEESPREENSNSQIPLDSINKDTYLKDLIKVYPNLKKDMIKISERFKILQGPLAAVMLPKATLEKVSEKGDIDLNTLIEKIKELIKTY, encoded by the coding sequence ATGGAAACAATGGCAAAACATTTACCAGCACTTGATGAAGAAAAGTTAAAATTTGTAATTGAATTAAAAGAGAAATACAATGCAGGAAAAATAAGTTTAGAGGAAGCAAGAAAATTGCTTAAAGAAAGAGTAAAAACTTTAACACCTTATGAAATTGCTTATGCTGAACAAAAGATTGTACCCTTTGTTGAAGATGAATGTATAAAAGAAAATATCCAAAATATGATGTTGTTATTTAATGAAGTAATGGATACAAGTAGACCTACTGATCTTCCTTCAGATCACCCTATTATGTGTTACTATAGAGAAAATGATGATATGAGGGAACTATTAAAAGAAGTTGAAAACTTAATTCAATTTCCTGTAATAAAAAATCAATGGTACGAACTATATGATAAACTTGATTTATGGTGGAAACTTCATTTACCTAGAAAACAAAATCAGCTTTATTCACTTTTAGAAAAGAAAGGTTTTACAAGACCAACAACTACAATGTGGGTTTTAGATGACTTTGTTAGAGATGAATTAAAAGAAAATAGAAAAATGCTAGATGATGGTAATGAAGAAGAATTCATCGCTTCTCAAACTAGTGTTGCAGCAGATATAATAGATTTAATTCAAAAGGAAGAAACTGTTTTATATCCTACATCTCTTGCTATGATAACAGAAGAAGAGTTTGAAGATATGAAATCAGGAGACAAAGAGATAGGTTTTACTTTTGGTGAATTAGAAGAAGTTAGTCCTAAAAAAGAAATAAATCAATCTGAAAGTTCTAATATTTCAGGACAAGGAAGCTTAGCTAAGGACTTGGCTCAACTTTTAGGGAAATATGGATTTAATTCAGGTAACAATTCTTCTGAATTAGATGTAGCTATGGGAAAAATGACTTTAGAGCAAATAAACTTAGTATTTAAGCATTTACCTGTGGATATAACTTATGTTGATGAAAATGAAATTGTAAAATTCTATTCTGACACTGCTCATAGAATATTCCCTCGTAGTAAAAATGTAATAGGAAGAGATGTTAAAAACTGTCATCCTAGAAAGAGTGTACATATAGTTGAAGAAATTATAGAAAAATTTAGAAATGGTGAACAAGATTTTGCAGAATTCTGGATAAATAAACCAGGTCTATTTATCTATATCTGTTATTCAGCAGTTAAGGATAAAGACGGAAACTTCAGAGGTATTTTAGAAATGATGCAAGATTGTACAAGAATTCGTTCACTTCAAGGATCACAAACTCTTTTAAATTGGGAAAATGGGACTATGAATAGTGAAGAAGTGAAAGAAGAAAAGCTAGAAGAAACAACTGAAGAAAGTCCTAGAGAAGAAAATTCAAACTCTCAAATTCCTTTAGATAGTATAAATAAAGATACTTATTTAAAAGATTTAATAAAAGTTTATCCAAATTTAAAAAAGGATATGATAAAAATATCTGAAAGATTTAAAATATTACAAGGACCACTTGCTGCTGTGATGTTGCCAAAAGCTACTCTTGAAAAAGTAAGTGAAAAAGGTGATATTGACTTAAATACTCTAATTGAAAAAATAAAAGAACTTATAAAAACATATTAA
- a CDS encoding MATE family efflux transporter, producing the protein MKTMFKNNDLTQGKIWKVILNFTLPIFLGTLFQSLYTTIDAIIVGKFAGKDAFAAIESVMSFQRLPVSFFIGLSSGATIIISQYFGAKEKEDVSKASHTAMLFAIVGGLILSILSCILSPYFIGLIKVPQKIFHEAYIYTFICFSGMVFSMIYNIGSGILRALGNSKTPFHILILANILNIVLDLIFVIKFDLSVVGVGLATLISQVVSAILIFVVLMRTNLDCRIYIKKLTFYKKYLKKIFVLGLPIAIQSVIYPIANTTIQSKINMFGVNSIAAWAISGKLDFLIWSVSDAFCISSSTFVAQNYGAKKHHRVKKGIISSVIMSISMILVISLTLFIWSKDLAPFLIEDREVIELTSEILSILAPFYFIYTIGDVLAGAIRGLGDTFYPMLINVLAICGVRLLWIFFVFPLNPTFFMILYSYLISWSVNTIAFLIYIYFKRKKI; encoded by the coding sequence ATGAAAACTATGTTTAAAAATAATGATTTAACTCAAGGTAAAATTTGGAAGGTTATTTTGAATTTTACTCTGCCTATATTTTTAGGAACATTATTTCAATCTCTTTACACAACTATAGATGCCATCATAGTAGGAAAGTTTGCAGGTAAAGATGCCTTTGCTGCCATTGAATCAGTTATGAGTTTTCAAAGATTACCTGTAAGTTTTTTTATTGGGCTATCATCTGGAGCTACTATTATTATTTCTCAATATTTTGGTGCAAAAGAAAAAGAAGATGTTTCTAAAGCTAGTCATACAGCCATGTTATTTGCCATAGTTGGAGGATTAATTTTATCTATATTAAGTTGTATTTTATCACCTTACTTCATAGGTCTTATTAAAGTTCCTCAAAAGATATTCCATGAAGCCTATATCTATACTTTTATTTGTTTCAGTGGTATGGTTTTTTCTATGATATATAACATAGGTTCAGGTATCTTAAGAGCCTTAGGAAATTCTAAAACGCCTTTTCATATTTTAATACTAGCAAATATTTTAAATATAGTGTTAGATTTAATTTTTGTAATTAAGTTTGATTTGTCAGTTGTAGGAGTTGGACTTGCCACATTAATTTCACAGGTTGTAAGTGCAATTTTAATCTTTGTTGTATTGATGAGAACTAATTTGGATTGTAGAATTTATATAAAAAAATTAACTTTCTATAAAAAATATTTAAAGAAAATCTTTGTATTGGGTTTGCCTATTGCTATACAATCAGTTATTTATCCTATTGCTAATACCACTATACAAAGTAAGATAAATATGTTTGGTGTAAATAGTATAGCTGCTTGGGCTATTTCAGGTAAATTAGATTTCTTAATATGGTCTGTTTCAGATGCCTTTTGTATATCTTCTTCAACTTTTGTTGCACAAAATTATGGAGCTAAGAAACATCATAGAGTTAAGAAAGGAATTATATCTTCTGTAATTATGTCTATTTCAATGATATTAGTTATAAGTCTAACTCTATTTATTTGGAGTAAAGATTTAGCTCCTTTCCTTATAGAAGATAGAGAAGTTATAGAATTGACTTCAGAAATTTTAAGTATACTAGCACCTTTCTACTTTATTTATACGATTGGGGATGTATTAGCTGGTGCTATAAGAGGGCTTGGAGATACTTTTTATCCTATGTTAATAAATGTATTGGCTATCTGTGGTGTAAGACTTTTATGGATATTTTTTGTCTTCCCTTTAAATCCTACATTCTTTATGATACTATACAGTTATTTGATTTCTTGGTCAGTAAATACAATTGCTTTTCTTATCTATATTTACTTCAAAAGGAAAAAAATTTAA
- a CDS encoding toxin-antitoxin system YwqK family antitoxin has protein sequence MKRFFTILILMLSVFSIVSAHPFKSEKELYDFYAEIDKKIFAEKNKPIVRKKFPRKLTKEEQSKVPLDNRNYTVEEVIGNDKLVYSAFDNHLMYIFQLNQKGKEEGVSRFFDEDENLVKICYGSDLNGLMGILREYDSNGKLIIEIPYYAHKVNGNRKIYYESGALREDYHYYNDKEDGQGIVYFENGQKMQVENYKNGLKVGDYYQYFEDGTLATKGFFVNGKEEGVFELYDREGKKFKELVFKKGKKIEEREIK, from the coding sequence ATGAAAAGATTTTTTACTATTTTAATTTTAATGTTATCTGTATTTTCTATTGTTTCTGCTCATCCATTTAAAAGCGAGAAAGAGCTTTATGATTTCTATGCTGAAATAGACAAAAAGATATTTGCTGAAAAAAATAAGCCTATTGTTAGAAAAAAATTTCCAAGAAAATTAACAAAAGAAGAACAAAGTAAAGTGCCTCTTGATAATAGAAATTATACTGTAGAAGAGGTAATTGGAAATGATAAATTAGTATATAGTGCTTTTGATAATCATTTAATGTACATATTTCAGTTAAATCAAAAAGGTAAAGAAGAAGGTGTTTCTAGATTTTTTGATGAAGATGAAAATTTAGTAAAAATTTGTTATGGCAGCGATTTAAATGGATTAATGGGAATTTTAAGAGAGTACGATTCCAATGGAAAATTAATAATTGAAATTCCATATTATGCACATAAAGTAAATGGTAATAGAAAAATTTATTATGAAAGTGGTGCATTAAGAGAGGATTATCATTATTACAATGATAAAGAAGATGGACAAGGAATTGTATATTTTGAAAATGGACAAAAAATGCAAGTAGAAAATTATAAGAATGGTTTAAAAGTTGGAGATTATTATCAATATTTTGAAGATGGAACTCTTGCTACAAAAGGTTTCTTTGTAAATGGAAAAGAAGAAGGAGTTTTTGAACTTTACGATCGTGAAGGTAAAAAGTTTAAAGAGTTAGTTTTTAAAAAAGGTAAAAAAATTGAAGAAAGAGAAATAAAATAA
- a CDS encoding toxin-antitoxin system YwqK family antitoxin — protein MRKIFIILFLMLSIFTVINAHPFKTEKELQDFYAKIDKEVDKELKKDYIKLFEERKANLKEKASNNDTKKMLEDNEYLFVFKNGKLEKVFKKDILDGKFIILSYIYENGKKRKIVCLNKENSHYYGTVKGFEEDGNPLYSGQFYDGKMEGIYKEYYDSGKILKESHFSNDKKNGLEKIYYENGKISSIKNYKDGKADGEYIEYYTDGELKLKGRYNNGLREGEFKTYLMNAKSAGSVFYKDGKEIKSTLTDYMKEDVFFNFPDEIKAQMNVGDEKEKELIKKMEEHGGYHMLGIDTYPNGRVMRVVPYNQQGIYDGTFRQYYESGQLEQKGYYKNGLGQGEYIWYYEEGSIKQKVFYKDDKIEGIVTSFYPDGKIAQTVNHINGKREGELIEYYENGQIKEKRFYVNDKEEGKSLFYDEKGKLIKTEIYKNDVKQ, from the coding sequence ATGAGAAAAATTTTTATTATTCTATTTTTGATGTTATCTATTTTTACAGTAATAAATGCTCATCCATTTAAAACTGAAAAAGAACTTCAGGATTTTTATGCTAAGATTGACAAAGAAGTTGATAAAGAATTAAAAAAAGATTATATAAAACTTTTTGAAGAAAGAAAAGCTAATTTAAAAGAAAAAGCAAGTAATAATGATACCAAAAAAATGTTAGAAGATAATGAGTATCTTTTTGTTTTTAAAAATGGAAAACTAGAAAAAGTTTTTAAAAAGGACATCCTTGATGGAAAATTTATAATTTTAAGTTATATATATGAAAATGGTAAAAAAAGGAAAATAGTATGTTTAAATAAAGAGAATTCTCATTATTATGGTACTGTTAAAGGTTTTGAAGAAGATGGAAATCCTTTATATAGTGGGCAATTTTATGATGGGAAAATGGAAGGAATATATAAAGAATACTATGACAGTGGAAAAATATTAAAAGAAAGTCATTTTTCTAATGATAAAAAAAATGGACTAGAAAAAATCTATTATGAAAATGGTAAAATTTCAAGTATCAAAAACTATAAAGATGGAAAAGCTGATGGGGAATATATAGAATATTACACAGATGGAGAGTTAAAACTTAAAGGAAGATATAACAATGGACTGAGAGAAGGAGAATTTAAGACATATTTGATGAATGCTAAAAGTGCTGGTTCAGTATTCTATAAAGATGGAAAAGAAATAAAATCAACTCTTACAGATTATATGAAAGAAGATGTATTTTTTAATTTCCCTGATGAAATAAAAGCTCAAATGAATGTTGGAGATGAAAAAGAAAAAGAACTTATAAAAAAAATGGAAGAACATGGTGGATATCATATGTTAGGAATAGATACCTATCCTAATGGTAGAGTTATGAGAGTTGTCCCATATAATCAACAAGGGATATATGATGGTACATTTAGACAATATTATGAAAGTGGACAATTAGAACAAAAAGGTTATTACAAAAATGGTTTAGGACAAGGAGAATATATTTGGTACTATGAAGAGGGAAGCATAAAACAAAAAGTTTTCTATAAAGATGATAAAATAGAAGGAATTGTAACTTCATTCTATCCAGATGGTAAAATTGCTCAAACAGTTAATCATATTAATGGGAAAAGAGAGGGCGAATTAATAGAATATTATGAAAATGGGCAAATAAAAGAAAAAAGATTCTATGTCAATGACAAAGAGGAAGGAAAAAGCTTATTCTATGATGAAAAAGGAAAGCTAATCAAAACAGAAATCTATAAAAATGATGTTAAACAATAA
- a CDS encoding toxin-antitoxin system YwqK family antitoxin, with product MRKSFLVLIFLFFTFSILNAKPLKNEAELQNIRNKADKIVQEELKNDYKKEYLKRKNNLEKIEGVKENVFSDGEFKFRLKDGVVTEALKTIETAHNTTVAKKFDEEGKLLTVIFFSNDENLRFYRYYDENLNLAIDINCIDGKCIQKGYYSDKKLAYIKEGKLTENLDILTNGKYTEYYKNGQIKIQGSYKEGMRNGEFKTFLKNGKSAGFIIYKDGKIIKSTLVKSMKDNASFSPISYANYDLDTSYSIGGVNFPNKLLKRYRMYDKKGVLNGNSISYYEEGNIQSIFPYKNNLIEGLVIRYYENGNIKEEVNYKNDKMNGEAKSYDENGKLNGRTIFKDDIRLEDDVYKENEILKNTFKNGELVKQDICTLNGTLKERKILNGNEMEYSTFYPNGNVKQKILTKDKIIIKEQIYARNGNIMSNSFFSDGKPVIEYFEYYPDGKLFRKISTINKMLNGDSIEYYPNGNIKEKISFVDDKMNGEDIEYYENGVVKEKSYFINDEEEGEHFFYDEKGKLIKTEIYKNGIKQ from the coding sequence AAATGCAAAACCTTTAAAAAATGAAGCAGAACTTCAAAATATTAGAAATAAGGCTGATAAAATAGTTCAAGAAGAATTAAAAAATGATTATAAAAAAGAATATCTAAAAAGAAAAAATAATTTAGAGAAAATTGAAGGGGTTAAAGAAAATGTCTTTAGTGATGGAGAATTCAAATTTCGGTTGAAAGACGGTGTAGTTACTGAAGCTTTAAAAACAATAGAAACAGCACACAATACTACTGTTGCCAAAAAATTTGATGAAGAAGGAAAGTTATTAACTGTAATTTTTTTTAGTAATGATGAAAATTTGCGTTTCTATAGATATTATGATGAGAATTTAAATCTCGCTATAGATATAAACTGTATTGATGGGAAATGTATACAAAAAGGTTATTATAGTGATAAAAAATTAGCATATATCAAAGAAGGGAAATTAACAGAAAACTTAGATATTCTTACAAATGGAAAATATACAGAATACTATAAAAATGGACAAATAAAAATACAAGGTTCATATAAGGAAGGTATGAGAAATGGAGAATTTAAAACCTTTCTTAAAAATGGAAAGAGTGCAGGTTTTATAATCTATAAAGATGGTAAAATTATAAAATCTACTTTAGTTAAATCTATGAAAGATAATGCTAGTTTCTCTCCAATAAGTTATGCCAATTATGATTTGGATACTTCTTACTCTATAGGAGGAGTAAATTTCCCGAATAAACTTTTAAAAAGATATCGTATGTATGACAAAAAAGGAGTTCTTAATGGGAATAGTATAAGCTATTATGAAGAAGGAAATATTCAATCAATTTTTCCTTATAAAAATAATCTAATTGAGGGTCTAGTTATTAGATACTATGAAAATGGAAATATTAAAGAAGAAGTTAATTATAAAAACGATAAAATGAATGGTGAAGCGAAATCCTATGATGAAAATGGTAAGTTAAATGGAAGAACAATTTTTAAAGATGATATCAGACTTGAGGATGATGTTTATAAAGAAAATGAGATATTGAAAAATACTTTTAAAAATGGAGAACTTGTAAAACAAGATATTTGTACACTGAATGGGACTTTAAAAGAAAGAAAAATATTAAATGGAAATGAAATGGAATATTCAACTTTTTATCCAAATGGGAATGTTAAACAAAAAATTCTAACTAAAGATAAAATAATAATAAAAGAACAAATTTATGCTAGAAATGGAAATATTATGTCTAATAGCTTTTTCTCTGATGGAAAACCCGTAATAGAGTATTTTGAATATTATCCAGATGGAAAACTCTTTAGAAAAATCTCTACTATAAATAAAATGTTAAATGGCGATTCAATTGAATATTATCCAAATGGAAATATTAAAGAAAAAATTTCTTTTGTTGATGATAAAATGAATGGAGAAGACATTGAGTACTATGAAAATGGAGTTGTGAAAGAAAAATCTTATTTCATAAATGATGAAGAAGAGGGAGAACATTTTTTCTATGATGAAAAAGGAAAGTTAATAAAAACTGAAATTTACAAAAATGGTATAAAACAATAA